The genome window TCGATGTAGCCCCACGCGTCGTTCGACTTGACGGCGGCCAGTCCCTCATGAAAATCCCGTGCGTCGGAGTACCCGTACTCGATGACGACCCGCGCCTCGTGCGCCGCCGCGGCGGGCGGGAAGGGCAGGATGCAGAGGAGCAGGGCGGCGAAAAGCGAACGGACGGATATTGAAAAAACGGATACAGTCGTGAACATGAGCTTCATTCCTTTCAGCCTCATTCCTTCCAGATCGGAGCAATCGGACAATCAAATCGGGCTCGGTACTCTCATTATTCGTTATTCTACCAAAGAATCGGATGGAGGAGGCAAGGGGCCGGTCCCGACCACAAGAGGGCTTCACGTCCGGGACGTTGTGCCGTACACTGTGTTATACTCTGCACATTTTTAAAGGAGCCTGGAGCCATGGAATTTCCTGGAGAAAATACGGAGACCCCGTCCCGCGGCGACCGGCAGCCCGTCGTCGCGCTGATCGGTCCCACGGCCGTCGGCAAGACGGCCGTGAGCCTCGAGCTGGCCGTCCATCTGGGGGCGGAGATCATCTCGGTGGACTCCCGCCAGGTGTACCGCTACATGGACGTGGGGACCGACAAGATAGCGGCCTCGGAACGCCGCCGGGTCCCGCACCATGCCGTGGACGTGGCGGACCCCGACGAGGTGTTCACCGTGTCCGATTTCGTCTCTCTGGCCCTCGGCGCCGTGCGTCGGATACGCGCCCGCGGCCGGGTCCCGCTGTTCGTCGGGGGGACGCCCTTCTACTATAATGCGTTGTTTCACGCCGCCATGAACGTCTCCCTTCCCCACGACCCGGAGGTGCGGCGCCGCTACGAGGAACGCGCCGCGCTGGAGGGGGCCTCTGCGCTTCACGCCCGCCTCGCCGAGGTCGATGAGGTCACGGCGAACCGGCTGCATCCCAACGACGTCCGCCGCGTCGTGCGCGCGCTGGAGATCTGGGACCTGACCGGGACGCCCCCCTCCCGCCTCTACGCGGAGGGGGAGAAGGCAGACTCCGGTCTGAACGTGCTGTATGTCGGGCTGAACCGGCCGAGGCCCGAGCTCTTCGAGCGGATTGCCGGGCGTGCGCGGCAGCAGTTCGCCTCCGGCTATCCCGAGGAGGTCTCGTGGCTGATCGAGCATGGCTTCGACGAGCGTTTCCCCTCCATGCAGGGATTCGGGTACCGGGAGCTGGCGGCCTGGTATCGCGGGCGGCTGAGTCTGGATGAGGCGCTCGAAGGGGATATAAGCAGGACCCGTGCGTTTTGTCGCCGGCAGATGACGTGGTTCGGCAAATTTGAGCCCGCCTTGTGGTATGATACTTCCGCTCTCTCCGCCTCGGAGTTGGAGAGACGGGTCCGGGATGCGGCGTCGCGTCATCTGGAGGGCTCTCGCGGCGGTGTTTGAAGGGCCAGAGGCGGGGATTGGGGCGAGGTTTTGAATGATGTCATCTGGAATGATATTATTTGGATTGATGTGATTTGAAGGAGATTGTGATGGCCGAGCGCGCCGGTTTCTGCTTCGGCGTGAAGCGTGCCGTAGATGCGATTCTGGAGGCCCTGACGGCCGGGGATACGGAGCGGGCGGTCTGGACTATTGGCATGCCGATTCACAACCCCCAGGAGGTCGCACGTCTCAGGGCCATGGGGCTGCGGGTGGCGAAGGATGCCTCCGAGGTCCCGCCTGGGGTCAAGGTGCTGATACGCGCCCATGGGGAGTCCCGCGCGGTCCTGAACGAGCTGCGGGGGAAGGGCGTCTGCGTCATCGACACGACTTGTCCCTTTGTCCGCAGGGCTCAGGACCTCGCGAACTCCCTTTCGGACGAGGGGTATCATATCGTCCTCCTGGGGGACCGGAACCACCCGGAGATACGCTCGATCATGGGATACGTGGATGGAGGGCTCGATGTCGTGGCCGACGAGGCCGAGGCGGAATGCCTTCCCAAGCGGGGGCGCGTCGCCCTGATCTCCCAGACGACCCAGCAGGAGGAACGCCTGTCCTCGGTGGCCGCGGTCCTGGTGCGTCGGGCGGGGGAGCTGCGGGTCTGCAACACGATTTGCCGCGCGACCGTGGAGCGTCAGGACGCGGTGCGTGCGCTTGTGGGGCGTGTGGATGGGGTGGTCCTGATCGGCGGCCGGGAGAGCGCCAACACGGGGAAGCTGAGGAATATAGCGGAGACGAACGGCTTGGACGTCCTTTGGATAGAGAGCGCCGAGGAGCTCGACAGGGGGTGGTTCGAGGGCAGGCAGAGGATTGGTATAGCCGCGGGGGCCAGCACGCCCGAGTGGCTTATCACAGAAATAAGTAACAAAATTGCGAGAATGTAGGCAGTCAAGGGGGCTATGGTTTATGGATCAGGTTATGGACAAGGATATGGAGCAGGGTCTGCAGGGAGAGGGGCAGGAGGCTGCCGCTCAGGAGACGATGGAGAGCATGATGGAGCAGTACGACATCTCCGGGCTTCGCAAGGGCGACGTCCGGACCGGTACCGTGATCGCGGAGACGGAGAACGGCTGGCTGGTCGATGTCGGTTACAAGTGCGAGGGCTACCTTCCCGGAAAGGAATGGACGCACCGCATTCTGGTGGGGGACGCGGAGAAGCCCAAGAAGGGGGACGAGATCGAGGTTCAGGTCATCAACCTTCGCGAGGGTGAGGAGGCGCAGCTCCTGCTCAGCCGCTGGCGGCACGAGTTCGACCGTCGGTGGGCCGAATTTGAAGATAAACTTGCTCAGAACGAGATCGTTCAGGTTCGAGGAGTCCGCAAGGTCAAGGGCGGCTTGATGGTGGACTGCTGCGGCCTCGAGGGCTTCATGCCCATATCTCACCTCTCCGCCGACGGCAGGGGGGTCAACCTGGGGAACTTCATCGAGCAGGTTTTTGACGCTAAATTGCTTGAAAAGGATCGCAGAAAGCACCGCATCGTCTTCTCGCGGAAGTCCCTCGTCGAGAAGGAGGCCGCGGAGCGGAGGGCCAAGTTCTACGAAGAGGTGCACGAGGGCGACATCATCGAGGGCGAGGTCAGCAGCCTGACCGACTTCGGCGTCTTCGTCAACGTCGGCGCCGTGGACGGCCTGGTGCACATGAGCGAGATCACGTGGAAGCGGAACGTGCGTATCCGCGACAGCTTCAAGAAGGGCGACAAGGTCACCGTCAAGGTCATCGGGATCGATAAGGAGAACGACCGTATCTCCCTGAGCATCAAGCAGGTGGAGGGCAATCCCTGGCTGACCGTCGGCGAGCGCATCCACAAGGACGACGTCATGACCGGGACCGTGACGAACGTCACGGACTTCGGGGCCTTCGTCGAGCTGGAGCCCGGTATCGAGGGGCTCGTCCACATCGGGGACATCAGCTGGGCCCGTATCCGCCATCCCAAGGAGGCCTTCCGCAAGGGGCAGGAGGTCCGGGTGCTGGTCCTGGACGTGGACACCGAGAAGCGCCGCATCAGCCTGGGCTACAAGCAGCTGAACGATCCCTGGAAGGATATCGATCAGCGCTATGCCAAGGGCTCCGACATCACGGTCAAGGTGGTCCGCCTGGCGGACTTCGGCGCCTTTGTCGAGGTCGAGGAGGGGGTCGAGGCCCTCATCCACATCTCCCAGCTGAGCACCCGGCGCGTGGAGAAGCCTGGAGACGTCCTACAAGAGAAGCAGGAGGTGCTGGCCCGCGTCATCGAGGTCAATCCCGAGCAGCGCAGGATGCGCCTCTCCATCAGCGCGCTCGAGGAGCAGGATCATCCGGCCCGGCACGGCGAGGAGTCCCATAAGAGAGAGGAGCCTCGCGAGGGCCGGAGGCAGCAGCAGAACGCTCACGACGAGGAGCCTCAGTTCAATCCGTTTGCGGATGCCTTCAGGTCTCAGGACTTCTCGAGGTAAAACAGCGAGCGGCCGCGGGCTTTTGCGTGGACCGTTTTGTGTTGAACATACGGTTGGAGGGGAGCGCTTTGACCGCTCCCCTCTGCTTTTATGTTATGAATGAGCGTCCCGGCGAGCAGACGTTCTGACTTGATTCCGACGAACTGTCCGATAGTTACTATACGGGGCAGTTATCGAACTCGATGGTAATTTTATTGACATTATCCGTTAGTTTGGCTTTAATATAAAGAAGCGTTTTTGAATCAGCCGTGAGGACAGGACGCTATTTTCTGTGAGGAGGGTGAACTGAATGTTTCGCAACATGAGGATTTCACTAAAGCTGTCCCTGGGGTTTGGGCTTGTGCTGCTGGTGTTCGTCGTCGCGGTGGCGTTTTCCTGGACGAAGATATCGGGGGTGCAGGAGGACAATCGCTTTATGGCGAAGATATCCGAGGTGCTCGCTTTGATCACGGACGTGAATGACGGGATAAGCGGCCTGCGCTTTTCCGCCAGGGGGTATCTGTACGCGGAGGACGTCGATGATATGAAAGTAGGGCGCGACTCCTTGAAGGCCGTGGAGGAGGGGATCGCCCGCGGTGAGAAGATGTATCGGGAGGACCCCCGACTGGTCGGTCTGAGCAGGATCTCGGACCTGAAGGGCCCCCTTGAGGCCTACTTCAAAAGCATGGAGGAGGTCGTCACCCTCGTGGAGGCGAAGCGGAACACGGTTCAGGGCCTGGACAGAGATTCTCAGGAATTTCTGGATAAACTCGAGGAAGCCCTTGTGCCCATATATCGACAGCTGCAAGATGACATTTCGGCAGGGAACGCCGCCGAGGCCCGACGCAGGCTTGACAGGGTCCGCGAGGGCGAGGCGCTGACCACGGAGATAGGGGAGGTTCGCAGAAGCTACTCCTGGGTGATGGCGAACCGTGACGTCTCGGGCGTCGATGCCCTCCTATCACGGGTGGACGCGATGGGGAAGCGGGGACAGAAGCTTTTGGACGATACGCGTTCGGAGGAGGTCCGCAAAGATCTCCAGGACGCCTTGACGCACCTGCATGCCTTTTCGAGCGGCGTGAGGGA of uncultured Fretibacterium sp. contains these proteins:
- a CDS encoding WG repeat-containing protein, yielding MKLMFTTVSVFSISVRSLFAALLLCILPFPPAAAAHEARVVIEYGYSDARDFHEGLAAVKSNDAWGYI
- the miaA gene encoding tRNA (adenosine(37)-N6)-dimethylallyltransferase MiaA produces the protein MEFPGENTETPSRGDRQPVVALIGPTAVGKTAVSLELAVHLGAEIISVDSRQVYRYMDVGTDKIAASERRRVPHHAVDVADPDEVFTVSDFVSLALGAVRRIRARGRVPLFVGGTPFYYNALFHAAMNVSLPHDPEVRRRYEERAALEGASALHARLAEVDEVTANRLHPNDVRRVVRALEIWDLTGTPPSRLYAEGEKADSGLNVLYVGLNRPRPELFERIAGRARQQFASGYPEEVSWLIEHGFDERFPSMQGFGYRELAAWYRGRLSLDEALEGDISRTRAFCRRQMTWFGKFEPALWYDTSALSASELERRVRDAASRHLEGSRGGV
- the ispH gene encoding 4-hydroxy-3-methylbut-2-enyl diphosphate reductase, encoding MKEIVMAERAGFCFGVKRAVDAILEALTAGDTERAVWTIGMPIHNPQEVARLRAMGLRVAKDASEVPPGVKVLIRAHGESRAVLNELRGKGVCVIDTTCPFVRRAQDLANSLSDEGYHIVLLGDRNHPEIRSIMGYVDGGLDVVADEAEAECLPKRGRVALISQTTQQEERLSSVAAVLVRRAGELRVCNTICRATVERQDAVRALVGRVDGVVLIGGRESANTGKLRNIAETNGLDVLWIESAEELDRGWFEGRQRIGIAAGASTPEWLITEISNKIARM
- a CDS encoding S1 RNA-binding domain-containing protein, whose product is MDQVMDKDMEQGLQGEGQEAAAQETMESMMEQYDISGLRKGDVRTGTVIAETENGWLVDVGYKCEGYLPGKEWTHRILVGDAEKPKKGDEIEVQVINLREGEEAQLLLSRWRHEFDRRWAEFEDKLAQNEIVQVRGVRKVKGGLMVDCCGLEGFMPISHLSADGRGVNLGNFIEQVFDAKLLEKDRRKHRIVFSRKSLVEKEAAERRAKFYEEVHEGDIIEGEVSSLTDFGVFVNVGAVDGLVHMSEITWKRNVRIRDSFKKGDKVTVKVIGIDKENDRISLSIKQVEGNPWLTVGERIHKDDVMTGTVTNVTDFGAFVELEPGIEGLVHIGDISWARIRHPKEAFRKGQEVRVLVLDVDTEKRRISLGYKQLNDPWKDIDQRYAKGSDITVKVVRLADFGAFVEVEEGVEALIHISQLSTRRVEKPGDVLQEKQEVLARVIEVNPEQRRMRLSISALEEQDHPARHGEESHKREEPREGRRQQQNAHDEEPQFNPFADAFRSQDFSR